CCTGCGGCTGTTCTCCGGGAGCGCCGACGTGGTCACCGGTCTGGTGACGCACGGCCGCCCGGACCGGGCCGGGGCCGAGCGGATGACGGGACTCTTCCTCAACACCCTGCCGATCCGGGTCGACACCGCGACCGGTACGGACGGAGGCGGGGGGAGCTGGCTCGCGGTGGTCCGCGAGGCGTTCCGGCAGGAGCAGGAGAGCCACCCGTACCGCCGCTACCCGCTCAGCGCCATCCAGGAGGAGTCGGGCCGCACCGTCCTGGACAGTGCCTTCAACTACATCCACTTCCGGCAGCTCACCGAGGTGTACGCGCTGCCCGGCATCCGGGTGCTGTCCTTCCGCACCTGGGAGGAGACCAACTTCGCGCTGCTGGTGAACGCCGTCACCGACCCCGGCGACCAGAGCATCTGGCTGCGCATGGACCACGCGGCGCGCACCTTCACCCCGGCCCAGGCCGAGCTGTACGGGGACACCTTCCTGCGGGTCCTGCGCCGGACCGTCGAACACCCCGGGGAGGCGGTGGACTTCTCCTTCCTCGCCCCGGAGCCGCGGCGGCGGCCGGGGGCGGGGGCCGCAGCCGACGCGCCGGACGTCGTCACGGCCTTCGCCGCGCAGGCCGCGCGCACCCCGCGCGCCACCGCCCTCGTCCACGGCGACCGGCGGTGGAGCTACACGGAACTGGACCGGGCCGCCGACCGGGCCGCCCGGCGGCTGCGGGCCCTGGGCGCGGGCCCCGGCAGCCGGGTCGGCGTCTGTCTGGACCGCGCGCCGGAGACGATCGCCGTCCTCCTCGGGGCGCTGCGGGCCGGGGCGGCCACGGTGCCGCTGGACATCTCGTACCCCTGCGAACGGATCGCCGCGATGATCGGGCAGGCGCGCCCGGTCACGGTGGTCACCCGGTCGGCACAGGACACCTGCGTCCCCGGCGGCACCGACCGGATCACGGTCGCCGAACTCCTCGACGGCGGCGGCTCCGGCGGCTCCGACAGCGGCTCCGGCGGCGGTGGCGGCGGTGCGCCCGACGGCGCCGGGGTGTCCGACGGTGCCGGGGAGCTGCCCGGGGCCGACCCGGACGGCGTCGCCTACCTCCTCTTCACCTCCGGCTCCACCGGCGTCCCCAAGGGCGTCGAGATGCCCCACCGCTCCCTGGCGGGCCTCGTCGCCTGGCAGAACGCCGTCCCCAGCGGTGTCGTCGGCGGTGTCACCCTCCAGTACGCCCCGCTCAGCTTCGACGTCTCGTTCCAGGAGATCTTCTCCACGCTGTGCGGCGGCGGCACCCTGCTCCTCGTCCCCGAGGCCGAGCGCCGCGACCCGCCCGCCCTGCTGCGGCTGCTGGACCGCGCCCGCGTGGAACGGCTGTACCTCCCGTACGTCGCCCTCCAGCAGCTCGCCGAGACCGCGCAGGCGCTCGGCACCGTCCCCCGCCATCTGCGGGCGGTGCTCTCCTCCGGGGAGCAGCTCCGGGTGACGGACGAGATCCGGGCGCTCTGCGCGGCGCTGCCGGGGGTGCTCCTGGAGAACCAGTACGGGCCCACCGAGTCCCATGTCGTCACCCGGTACACGATGAGCGGCGACCCGGACGCGTTCCCGGCGCTGCCGCCGATCGGCACCCCGGTCGACGGGGCGGAGGTGCTCGTCCTGGACGGCCGGATGCGGCCGGTGCCGGACGGGGTCACGGGCGAGCTGTATCTGGGCGGGAGCTGCCTCGCCCACGGCTACGCGGGCCGCCCCGACCTCACCGAGGAACGGTTCGTCCCGCGCCCCTCGGGAGTACCGGGGGAGCGGCTGTACCGCACCGGCGACCTCGGCTTCCGGCTGCCGGACGGCTCGGTGGTCTGCTCGGGCCGGGTGGACTCCCAGGTCAAGGTGCGCGGCTTCCGGGTGGAACCGGCCGAGGTGGAGATCGCGATCACCCGGTTCGCGGCCGACCACCCGGGGCTCACGGAGGCGGCGGTCGTCGCCCGCGGCCGGGAGGGCAACGACTCCTTCCTCGCCGCCTTCCTCGTCGGCGACCCGGACCGGGCGGACCTGGACCTCCTCGCCAAGCAGCTCCGTTCCGTGCTCCCCGGGCACCTGGTGCCGTCCCACTTCCAGTGGGTGGACGCGCTGCCGCTCACCCCGAGCGGCAAACGGGACGACAGGGCGCTCGGCGGACTGCCGCTGGTGTCCGCCCGGGACCGGGCCTCCTCCGGCGCGCAGGCCGCGCCCCGGGACGCCTATGAGCGGGCCCTCGCGGAGATCCTGGGCGAGCTGCTGGGACTGCCCTCCGTGGGCGTCCACGACAACATCTTCGGCCTCGGCGCCACCTCGCTGACCGCGATGCGGCTGGTGGTCCTGATCGAGCAGCGGTACGGGGTCGGGGTGCCGCTGTCGGAGTTCGTGGCCGCGCCCACGGTCGCCGCGCTGGCCGCGCGGCTGCGGGGCGGCGACGCGGTCCGGGGCTTCGATCCGCTGGTGCCGATGCGCCCCGGCGACGGGGCCGCCGACGGACGGACGCCGCTGTTCCTCGTCCACCCGATGGGCGGGAACGTGCTCTGCTATGTGCGGTTCGCGGCACATCTGCCGCCGGGGCGGCCGTTCTACGCGCTCCAGGCCGCCGGGGTCGACGCGGGCACCGAGCCCCGCCGCACGCTGGAGGCCATCGCCGCGGGCTATCTGGAACGTGTCCGCCAGGTGCAGCCCGAGGGCCCGTATCTGATCGGCGGCTGGTCCTTCGGCGGCTTCGTCGCCTTCGAGATGGCCCGGCAGCTCCGCGCGGCGGGCCAGGAGGTGGAGCGGCTGATCCTGCTGGACACCACCGCCCTCAACCCGGGCGACCGCCCCGAAACCGACGACGAGGCCCTGCTCGGCTGGTTCTTCTGGGAGCTGCTGTGGCTCCAGCGCGGCGGCGCCTCGCCCCAGGAGGCGCTGCCGCCGGAACTGACCACGCTGGAGGAGAAGTTCGACTTCATCGCCCGGCTCGCGATCGACGAGGGCGTCCTGCCCGAGGGCGCCACCGGCGCGGTGGTGCACCGGCTGTTCCAGGTGTACGAGGCGAACTGGCGGGCCGCCGCCGGGTACCGGCCCGGGGTCGTGGACCAGGACATGACGCTGCTGCGCGCGAGCGAGCCGCTGCCCGCCGTCCTCGACACCATGCACACCGCGGCGCGCTCCCTGCACCGCGACCCGGCCAACGGCTGGCGGGGGCACACCAGCGGGGAGCTGACCGTGGTCGAGGTACCGGGCGACCATCTGACGATCATGGAGGAGCCGCAGGTCGCGGCCGTCGCCCGGGTCGTCACCGAACTGATCGGGGAGTGAGATGAGCAGGCGCAGGGCCCTTGTCGTCGGAGCGGGCATCGGCGGGCTGACCGCCGCCGCCGCGCTGCGGGACGCGGGCTGGGACGTGCGGGTCCACGAGCGGGCGGGGCGGCTGCGGGCCGCCGGGTCGGGGCTCTCGGTGATGAGCAACGCGATCGCCGCCCTGTCCGCCGGGGGGCTCGACCTCCGGCTGGAGGAGCGCGGCGAGGTGCTGCGCTCGTACCATGTACGGACCCCGAAGGGCAGGCCCATCCGGGAGTTCCCGTTCCCGGAGATCACCGGCAGGCTGGGGGTGCCGAGTGTGCTGATCACCCGTTCCGCCCTCCAGGAGGCGCTGCTGGAGGCGGCGGACGGGATTCCGATCACGCTGGGCGCCACCGCGGAGGACTTCACCGAGGACGAGGCGACGGGGCGGGTCACCGTCCGCTTCGACGACGGGACCGAGGCCACCGGCGACGTCCTCATCGGCGCCGACGGCTTCAACTCGGCGGTCCGGCGGCGGCTCGTGGGCCCCGAGGAGTCGCGGGACAGCGGCTATGTCTGCTGGCTGGCCCTCACCCCGTACAGCCACCCCGGCTTCCCGCCCGGGTCCGTCATCCACTACTGGGGCAGCGGCAAGCGCTTCGGCCTCGTCGACATGGGCGGCGGACTGCTCTACTGGTGGGGCACGCAGAACATGCCCACGCGGCTCTCCCACGGCTGGCAGGGGACCAAGGCGGATGTGGCGCGCGCCTTCGCGGGGTGGGCCGACGAGGTCCGGCACGCCATCGACGTCACCGACGAGTCCGCCCTGCTCGCGGTGCCCTCCCGGGACCGCGCCTTCCTGGACCGCTGGGGCCGCGGCCCCGTCACCCTCCTCGGCGACGCCGCCCACCCCATGCTCACCAGCCTCGGCCAGGGCTCGGGCCTCGCCATCGAGGACGCGGTGGTCCTCGCCCAGCATCTGCGCGGCGCCGACGACATCCCCGCCGCCCTCCGCGCCTACGAGGACGAACGCCGCGAGCGCACCCGGGCCATGGTCGCCGCCTCCCGTGCGCTGAGCGACTTCGAACAGGCCGAGAACCCGATCCGCCGCCCCCTGCGCGACGCCTACTTCCGCCTGGTCCCCCGGCGCAGGCTCACCGCCCTGCTGGAGAGCGGGCTGACCTTTCCCCCGGCCCCCCACGGGGCGATCCTGCCCCGGGACATCCACACCGTGTGACCCCGTGGGCGGGTGACGGGTCAGGTGGCGGGAGAACGCCGACGGCGGCAGTCCGGCGCTGGGTGCGCGGGCTGCCGCCGTGGGGTGGTGTGCTGTGGGTCAGCGGACGTCAGTTGACGTCGATGAAGTCGCCCGCGGTGGTGACCGGCTTGGTGGTGGAGGTGCCGGCGAAGCTGTAGCGGTAGTAGCCGTCGGCGGTGGCCTTGACGGTGGTCTTGAGCTTGCCGACGCTGTCGGTGGTGACCGTCTTGACGGTGGTGTAGGTCTTGGCGTCCTTGGCGCGGTACTGGAGCTTGACCGGCTGGGCGGAGTAGCCCGTGTAGCGGTTGACGTCCCAGTTGGCGCGGGTGAGGGCGCCGGTGACGGTGAGGTTCGCGTTCTTCTTCACCGGCTCCGGGGCGGCGTCCACGGTCAGCCGGGAGTCACGCTGGATGCTGGTGCTCCCATAGCGGAACCTCACCTCGCCGTCGCCGTCCTTGCCCTCGGCGTAGATGGCCACCCGCCAGCCGCCGCCCGCCAGGTCGTTGGTGTGGTCCCACGGGTCGAACGTGAAGTTCGCCTTGCAGGTGCCGGTGGTGCCCTTGTTGGTGCAGGACGCCTTCTCACCGTCGGAGAGGATGAGGGCCTCGGCGGCGTACGGGTCGGTGCCGCGCCACAGCCAGACGTCGCCCGCGGCGATGCCGCGGTTGTCCTTCGCGGTGAAGGTCACGGTGACCTTCTTCGTGTCGGTCGCGTGCAGGACGATCGGCTTGCCGCCGTTGACGCTGACGCTGGTGATGCGGGTGTCGCCGTCACGCACGTCGTCCGACTTGGCCTTCGACGCGTACCCCTTGCCGGACAGGGCGGGGAGAGCCGGCACGCTGTCGGCGGCGGTGGCCACGGGGGCGGCGAGAGCGGTGGCGGCCAGGGCGCCGGTCACCACGGCGACGGAAACACGGAAGCGCATGCAAGTCCTTGTGTGGGCAGGGGGGCTCCGCAACGCGTGGGTGCACGCGTCTGTGAGAACCCCGAAAGTCCGATAAGTCTATTGACTCACCGGTTCAGACCTGCAAGAGGGTCCCATGGTTGTACGCCCCGGGACACTTCTTTTCGGGGAGTGCGCGGGCCCGTCGGCAGGGGGGAACGCCGACGGCGGCAGTCCGGCGCTGGGTGCGCGGGCTGCCGCCGTGGGGTGGTGTGCTGTGGGTCAGCGGACGTCGATGTAGTCGCCCGCGGTGGTGACCGGCTTGGTGGTGGAGGTGCCGGCGAAGCTGTAGCGGTAGTAGCCGTCGGCGGTGGCCTTGACGGTGGTCTTGAGCTTGCCGACGTTGTCGGTCGTCACCGTCTTGACGGTGGTGTAGGTCTTGGCGTCCTTGGCGCGGTACTGGAGCTTGACCGGCTGGGCGGAGTAGCCCGTATACGTGCCGGTGTCCCAGTTGGCGCGGGTGAGGGCGCCGGTGACGGTCAGGTTGGTGTTCTTGGTGACCGGCTCCGGGGCGGCGTCCACGGTCAGCCGGGAGTCACGCTGGATGCTGGTGGTCGTGACGGCGTACTTGGCGGCGGCGGTGTTGTCCTTGGACAGCGCGGCCACGAGGAGCTTCCAGCCGCCGCCCGCGGCGGTGTTGTACTCCAGCTCCGGGTCGAGGGTCATCGTCAGCTTGCAGGTGCCCGTCGTGCCCTTGTTGGAGCAGGCGACATCCTCCTGGTCGGTGAAGAAGATTCCCTGGGGGTTGTCGAAGTCGGTGCCGCGCCAGAGCTGCGCGTAGCCCCGGGCGATGCCCTTGTTGTCCTTCGCGGTGATGACGATGTCGACTTTCTTCTCACCGTGGGTGCCGAGGACGATCGGCTTGCCGCCGTTGATGGAGGCGCTGAGGATGCGGGTGTCGCCCTGGGCGACGTCACGGGCCTTGCCCTGGGCGGCGTACTTCTTCAGGTCCGCGCGGAAGGCCGACTTGTCGTCGGCGTGCGCGGCGGCGGGCACGGCGAGCGCCGTGGCGGCGAGGGCGCCGGTCAGCACGGCCGCGGAAACACGGAAGCGCATATGAGTCCGTTCGCAAGGGGCTCCGAGACGCGGTGAGTGCACGCGTCTCCAGGAACCCGAGTTCGGGTGAGTCTGCTGACTCATTCACTCCAGACTCGCGACCGATGACCATGGTTGCGCTGAACATGAATATTTCTCGGTAATAGTCCGGGCATGCTCGGGCATTGACTTTCAGCCACCGCCGCCGCTCGCCGCCGCCGCTCGCCGCCGCGACGGCCACCGCAGCGGTCACCGCAGCGGTCACCGCGGCCGTCGTCACGGCGGTCGTCACGGCGGTCGCCGTGGTCGCTCCCGCCGCGCGGAAGCCGTCGTTCAGACGCCGTCGGCGCGTTCCCGGACGTCCACCAGCGTGCCGCCCGCGTACGTGATCAGCGCCTTCGGTTCGAGCGGGAAGACGGTGTGGGGGGTGCCCGCAGCCGCCCACACCACCGGGTGGTTCAACAGGCCCCGGTCGGCGAGGACCCGGGTCCGGGTGACATGGCCGAAGGGCGGCACGCCCCCGATGGCGTACCCGGTGGTGCTCCGCACCAGGGCGGCGTCCGCGCGGGTGACGGCGCCCGCGCCCAGTTCGGCGCGGACCCGTTCCACGTCCACCCGGGACGAGCCGTCCATCAGCACCAGCACCGGGACGCCGTCCGCCGCGAAGACCAGCGACTTGACGATCTCGCTGATGTCGCAGCCGAGGGCCGCTGCGGCCTCGGCCGCGGTACGGGTCGCGTCCGGGAAGCGGCGCACGGGGACCTCCAGGCCCAGCGCGCGCAGCGCCTCGGCGAAACGCGGGTGGGCGCCGGAGTCCTGAAGGGCGTCCGAACCCTGCGGGGCCGGGTCCTGCGGGGCAACGGGGTTCTGGGATGCGGGAGTTTCGGAAGTGTCAGGGTTGCTCATGCCCGGCCACGCTAGCGGTAGCCGCGCGGACCGGGCGACGAGGATGCGCGATCTCCGTCCCCGCCGGAACTCGCGCGGTCCGCGTCCCCGCCGGAGCCCGCGCGGTCCGCGAGCGCGCTCCCGGACCGGTCACCGCGGCCGGCGGCAGCCGTGCGGACCGGGTGCCGCCGGGGGGCCGGTACCCGGGCCGGACCCCGGCGCACGGCCGTCCGGCCCGCCCTCAGCGGGCGTTGAGGAGTTCGGTGACCACCGGTCCCGCGGCCTCACCGCCCCGGCCGCCCGCCTGGACGACCGCCGCCACGGCCAGATCGTCCGCGTACGCCGTGAACCAGCTGTTGGACTTCTGCCCGTTGACCTCGGCGGAGCCGGTCTTCGCGCCCTTGTCGCCGGAGACGTCCCCCATCACGACGGCCCCGCTGCCCTCCACGGCGGTGGCCCTCATCATCTCCCGCAGCGCGGCGGCGATCGGCGCGGGCAGCGGCTCGGCCGTCGCCAGCTTCCGGCCGTCGAGGTCCGCGGGGACCAGCACCGGCTGCTTGAACGCGCCGTTCTTCGCGGTGGCGCTGATGGACGCCACGTTCAGCGCGTTCATCGTGATCCGGCCCTGGCCCATGTACGAGGCCGCCGTCTCGGTCCCGGCGGACACCGGCACATCGCCGTCGAAGCTCGGGACGCCCGTCTTCCAGTCGAGCCCGATGCCGAAGTACTTCTTCGCCGTGGCGCCCAGCGCCGAGCCCGACTCGGCGCCCAGCTCCGGTATGGCCTTGATGAACGTCGTGTTGCAGGAACGGGCGAACGCCTGCCGGAAGGTGGGGTCGGTCAGCCCGAACTTCTCCAGGTTCTGGAAGGTGGCGCCGTCCCACTGGACCGTCGGCGGGCACTCCACCTTCGCGCCGGGACCGTCCACGATCCCCCGGTCGAGCAGCATCGCCGCGCTCACGATCTTCATCGTGGACCCGGGCGCCTGCTTGCCCAGCATGGCCGCGTTGAAGCCGTGCGCCGGGTTGTTGGCGACCGCCTGGATCTCGCCCGTGCTCGGCTTGATGGCCACCGCCGCCGCCTGCTCGTGCTTCTTCACGGCCCGTTCGGCCGCCGCCTGCACCTCGGCGTCCAGGGTGGTCCTCAGCGTCCCCGGCGTCCCCTTGCCCAGCGTGAGCAGGGTGCGGTCGGCGGTCTCCCCGCTGCCGGTGACGACCAGCTCCACGCCGGGCGTGCCGCCCGCCTCCTTGCCGTACTTCTGCCGCAGGACGTCCAGGAGCGGACCGAGGGACGGGTAGGTCTCCCGGCTCAGCTCGCGCCCCTCGCGGTCCAGGGCCTTGATCGGCGGGGCGGCCGACACCTCCGTCCGCAGCCGGGAGTGCGGCTTCAGCTCGGGGTGGACCACGGCGGGCTTCCAGTCGACCAGCGGCCGTCCGGTGGACTCGCCCCGGACGACGGTGAGCCGCGAGGTGTACGTCCAGGGCTTGCTGACGCCCTCGTGGGTCACGGTCGCCTTCACCGTGAACGGGACGGTGG
The nucleotide sequence above comes from Streptomyces clavuligerus. Encoded proteins:
- a CDS encoding FAD-dependent oxidoreductase, which produces MSRRRALVVGAGIGGLTAAAALRDAGWDVRVHERAGRLRAAGSGLSVMSNAIAALSAGGLDLRLEERGEVLRSYHVRTPKGRPIREFPFPEITGRLGVPSVLITRSALQEALLEAADGIPITLGATAEDFTEDEATGRVTVRFDDGTEATGDVLIGADGFNSAVRRRLVGPEESRDSGYVCWLALTPYSHPGFPPGSVIHYWGSGKRFGLVDMGGGLLYWWGTQNMPTRLSHGWQGTKADVARAFAGWADEVRHAIDVTDESALLAVPSRDRAFLDRWGRGPVTLLGDAAHPMLTSLGQGSGLAIEDAVVLAQHLRGADDIPAALRAYEDERRERTRAMVAASRALSDFEQAENPIRRPLRDAYFRLVPRRRLTALLESGLTFPPAPHGAILPRDIHTV
- a CDS encoding YbaK/EbsC family protein, coding for MSNPDTSETPASQNPVAPQDPAPQGSDALQDSGAHPRFAEALRALGLEVPVRRFPDATRTAAEAAAALGCDISEIVKSLVFAADGVPVLVLMDGSSRVDVERVRAELGAGAVTRADAALVRSTTGYAIGGVPPFGHVTRTRVLADRGLLNHPVVWAAAGTPHTVFPLEPKALITYAGGTLVDVRERADGV
- a CDS encoding penicillin-binding transpeptidase domain-containing protein; the protein is MRSGAKVAVAGGVFLIVAGGVGYGGYTVFAGASGETRKTGPLSTEEIDQAAGDFLTAWAGGRGGEAARLTNRPVEAEPLLNGYRKDARVSRAEITPGTPTGATVPFTVKATVTHEGVSKPWTYTSRLTVVRGESTGRPLVDWKPAVVHPELKPHSRLRTEVSAAPPIKALDREGRELSRETYPSLGPLLDVLRQKYGKEAGGTPGVELVVTGSGETADRTLLTLGKGTPGTLRTTLDAEVQAAAERAVKKHEQAAAVAIKPSTGEIQAVANNPAHGFNAAMLGKQAPGSTMKIVSAAMLLDRGIVDGPGAKVECPPTVQWDGATFQNLEKFGLTDPTFRQAFARSCNTTFIKAIPELGAESGSALGATAKKYFGIGLDWKTGVPSFDGDVPVSAGTETAASYMGQGRITMNALNVASISATAKNGAFKQPVLVPADLDGRKLATAEPLPAPIAAALREMMRATAVEGSGAVVMGDVSGDKGAKTGSAEVNGQKSNSWFTAYADDLAVAAVVQAGGRGGEAAGPVVTELLNAR